Proteins from a single region of Streptomyces sp. TN58:
- a CDS encoding enoyl-CoA hydratase/isomerase family protein produces the protein MTLRVERDKATGVAVVTLDREHRHNAVDLATAAALGEAWRELRFAGEVRAVVLTGAGPAAFCTGIDRGVDVPQPASPYSADDPLIAIGPKSCDLWKPVVTAVNGMACGGAFYLLGESEFLIASETATFFDPHTAYGMVSAYEAVYMAQRMPFGEAARMSLMGTAERLSARRAHEIGLVSELTEPDGLLPAALRAAQTLAGFPTEAVQGTVRALWSAKQAALQQALAQAPALIALGNLPPDRQADLFANRRPGTEFRLR, from the coding sequence ATGACCCTGCGCGTCGAACGCGACAAGGCCACCGGGGTCGCGGTCGTCACCCTGGACCGGGAGCACCGGCACAACGCCGTCGACCTGGCCACCGCCGCCGCACTGGGCGAGGCGTGGCGGGAGCTCCGGTTCGCCGGGGAGGTACGGGCGGTCGTGCTCACCGGCGCCGGACCGGCCGCCTTCTGCACCGGCATCGACCGAGGCGTCGACGTGCCGCAGCCCGCCTCCCCCTACTCGGCCGACGACCCGCTCATCGCGATCGGCCCCAAGTCCTGCGACCTGTGGAAACCGGTGGTCACCGCCGTCAACGGCATGGCCTGCGGCGGGGCCTTCTACCTCCTGGGCGAGTCGGAGTTCCTCATCGCCTCCGAGACGGCCACCTTCTTCGACCCGCACACCGCCTACGGGATGGTCAGCGCCTACGAGGCCGTCTACATGGCGCAGCGCATGCCCTTCGGCGAGGCCGCCCGGATGTCGCTGATGGGCACGGCCGAACGGCTCTCCGCCCGCCGGGCCCACGAGATCGGCCTGGTCTCGGAGCTGACCGAGCCGGACGGGCTGCTCCCGGCGGCCCTGCGGGCGGCGCAGACCCTGGCCGGCTTCCCGACGGAGGCCGTCCAGGGCACCGTACGGGCCCTGTGGTCGGCGAAGCAGGCCGCGCTCCAGCAGGCCCTGGCGCAGGCCCCGGCGCTGATCGCCCTGGGGAACCTGCCGCCGGACCGCCAGGCGGACCTGTTCGCGAACCGCCGCCCCGGAACGGAGTTCCGGCTGCGCTGA
- a CDS encoding peptidylprolyl isomerase, with product MSNVYFDININGESAGRIVFKLYDDVVPKTARNFRELATGQNGFGYAGSGFHRIIPQFMLQGGDFTNHNGTGGKSIYGEKFEDENFQLKHDRPYLLSMANAGRNTNGSQFFITTVVTSWLDGKHVVFGEVVSGQELVDKIEALGSQSGAPKGKVEIAASGVVDAA from the coding sequence ATGAGCAACGTCTACTTCGACATCAACATCAACGGCGAGTCCGCGGGCCGCATCGTCTTCAAGCTGTACGACGACGTCGTCCCGAAGACGGCGCGCAACTTCCGTGAGCTGGCCACCGGCCAGAACGGTTTCGGCTACGCGGGCTCCGGCTTCCACCGCATCATTCCGCAGTTCATGCTCCAGGGCGGTGACTTCACCAACCACAACGGCACCGGCGGCAAGTCCATCTACGGCGAGAAGTTCGAGGACGAGAACTTCCAGCTGAAGCACGACCGCCCGTACCTGCTGTCGATGGCGAACGCCGGCCGCAACACCAACGGCTCGCAGTTCTTCATCACCACGGTCGTCACCTCGTGGCTCGACGGCAAGCACGTCGTCTTCGGCGAGGTCGTCTCGGGCCAGGAGCTCGTCGACAAGATCGAGGCCCTGGGCTCCCAGTCCGGCGCCCCCAAGGGCAAGGTCGAGATCGCGGCCTCCGGCGTCGTCGACGCCGCCTGA
- a CDS encoding serine/threonine-protein kinase: MVEQLTQHDPRRIGPFEVLGRLGAGGMGLVYLARSASGRRVAIKTVRTELAEDQLFRVRFTREVEAARAVSGFYTAAVVDADPRAAVPWLATAYVPAPSLEEIVNECGPMPAQAVRWLAAGIAEALQSIHGAGLVHRDLKPSNVLVVEDGPRVIDFGIASGVSNTRLTMTNVAVGTPAYMSPEQAKDSRSVKGASDVFSLGSTLVFAATGHPPYHGANPVETVFMLLREGPNLEGLPEELRPLIESCMQMDASLRPTPADLQAQLAPHLFDGGDDSGTASAWLPGRAVALIEARRAGNRTPAAAVPAPGRDGGGARGRGPVSEQATHRRPRGAEGWVDPRTGQAVPQRPHHPPRSPVPSGEPVRLGGSPVPIGPGPFATATASAASAAHSAAADSATGWVRSPDGSVPAHATGPAAPPVPGSGPAPDSGRWRPWRFRMSNEVWGTPTVAGNLLYVTSFEVHALDVASGRRQFKTRDVAWSMAVADGRIHASDGPSLYALDGSDGSERWRLSTDAWVYALRAERGTVVTATRGGGVQAWEASNGHKLWELTGAQSDFETPEAAPVLHDGTVYVWQDARLRALDARSGRESWSYPVGDAGSCGNVPVRVTPAPDGNVYVAAGTRVLSVDRASGRVRWHFEAPAVFLAPPAFAPGAAVTGGGVYLADYLGTVYALDAATGQDRWRIATESRQSSDPVLVVGGNVHLGAGSALYTLDAVTGTPKWRFAAGGEITGLPAVADGRVHFGSADHCLYTLDAAGGQLRWKLATGGEIAGAPVAEAGVVYACSKDRCVYALDAAKGTGTRTSG, translated from the coding sequence GTGGTGGAGCAGCTGACGCAGCACGACCCGAGACGGATCGGCCCCTTCGAGGTGCTGGGACGGCTCGGCGCCGGCGGCATGGGGCTGGTCTATCTCGCACGGTCCGCGTCCGGACGGCGGGTCGCGATCAAGACGGTGCGCACGGAGCTCGCCGAGGACCAGCTCTTCCGCGTCCGCTTCACCCGCGAGGTGGAGGCCGCGCGGGCCGTGTCCGGCTTCTACACGGCGGCCGTCGTCGACGCCGACCCGCGGGCCGCCGTGCCGTGGCTGGCCACCGCGTACGTCCCGGCGCCGTCCCTGGAGGAGATCGTCAACGAGTGCGGGCCCATGCCCGCCCAGGCCGTGCGCTGGCTCGCCGCCGGTATCGCCGAGGCCCTGCAGTCCATCCACGGCGCCGGCCTCGTCCACCGCGACCTGAAGCCGTCCAACGTGCTCGTCGTCGAGGACGGCCCGCGCGTGATCGACTTCGGTATCGCGAGCGGTGTCTCGAACACCCGACTGACCATGACGAACGTCGCCGTCGGCACCCCCGCCTACATGTCGCCCGAGCAGGCGAAGGACTCGCGCAGCGTCAAGGGCGCCAGCGACGTCTTCTCGCTCGGCTCCACGCTGGTCTTCGCCGCGACCGGGCACCCGCCCTACCACGGGGCGAACCCGGTGGAGACGGTCTTCATGCTGCTGCGCGAGGGCCCGAACCTGGAAGGGCTCCCCGAGGAGCTGCGGCCGCTGATCGAGTCCTGCATGCAGATGGACGCCTCGCTGCGGCCCACCCCGGCCGACCTGCAGGCCCAGCTGGCCCCGCACCTGTTCGACGGCGGCGACGACAGCGGCACCGCGTCGGCGTGGCTGCCCGGCCGGGCCGTCGCCCTGATCGAGGCCCGGCGCGCCGGGAACCGTACGCCCGCCGCGGCCGTGCCCGCGCCCGGCCGCGACGGCGGCGGCGCGAGGGGCCGCGGTCCGGTGTCCGAGCAGGCGACGCACCGCCGCCCGCGCGGCGCCGAAGGCTGGGTGGACCCGCGTACCGGCCAGGCCGTGCCGCAGCGCCCGCACCACCCGCCGCGGTCCCCGGTGCCGTCGGGTGAGCCCGTACGCCTGGGCGGCTCGCCGGTGCCGATCGGGCCCGGCCCGTTCGCGACGGCCACCGCGTCCGCGGCGTCCGCGGCGCACTCCGCCGCGGCGGACTCGGCGACCGGCTGGGTCCGCTCGCCCGACGGGTCCGTCCCCGCGCATGCGACCGGGCCGGCCGCGCCGCCCGTACCGGGCTCCGGCCCGGCCCCGGACAGCGGCCGCTGGCGGCCGTGGCGCTTCCGCATGTCCAACGAGGTCTGGGGCACCCCGACCGTCGCCGGCAACCTGCTGTACGTGACGTCCTTCGAGGTGCACGCGCTGGACGTGGCCAGTGGCCGCCGCCAGTTCAAGACCCGTGACGTCGCCTGGTCCATGGCGGTCGCCGACGGCCGCATCCACGCCTCCGACGGGCCTTCCCTGTACGCGCTCGACGGCTCCGACGGCTCCGAGCGGTGGCGGCTGTCCACCGACGCCTGGGTGTACGCGCTGCGCGCCGAGCGCGGCACGGTCGTCACCGCCACCCGCGGCGGCGGCGTACAGGCCTGGGAGGCGTCCAACGGCCACAAGCTGTGGGAGCTGACCGGCGCGCAGAGCGACTTCGAGACGCCGGAGGCGGCCCCCGTCCTCCACGACGGCACCGTGTACGTGTGGCAGGACGCGCGGCTGCGCGCCCTGGACGCCCGCAGCGGCCGCGAGTCCTGGTCGTACCCGGTCGGTGACGCGGGTTCCTGCGGGAACGTGCCCGTCCGGGTCACGCCCGCCCCCGACGGCAACGTGTACGTCGCCGCCGGCACCCGGGTGCTGTCGGTGGACCGGGCCTCGGGCCGGGTCCGCTGGCACTTCGAGGCCCCCGCGGTCTTCCTGGCCCCGCCGGCGTTCGCGCCGGGCGCGGCCGTCACGGGCGGCGGGGTCTACCTCGCCGACTACCTGGGAACCGTCTACGCCCTCGACGCGGCCACCGGCCAGGACCGCTGGCGGATCGCGACGGAGTCGCGGCAGTCCTCCGACCCGGTGCTGGTGGTCGGCGGCAACGTGCACCTGGGGGCGGGCAGCGCGCTGTACACGCTCGACGCGGTCACCGGCACCCCGAAGTGGCGGTTCGCGGCGGGCGGCGAGATCACCGGCCTCCCCGCGGTCGCGGACGGCCGGGTGCACTTCGGATCGGCCGACCACTGCCTGTACACCCTGGACGCGGCGGGCGGCCAACTGCGCTGGAAGCTGGCCACCGGCGGCGAGATCGCCGGCGCCCCGGTCGCCGAGGCCGGGGTGGTGTACGCGTGCAGCAAGGACCGCTGCGTGTACGCGCTGGACGCGGCGAAGGGCACGGGCACCCGTACGAGCGGGTGA
- a CDS encoding VOC family protein, producing the protein MAAFVEGAPCWVDASLPDVEAGKRFYGELFGWTYADSAGAEYGHYTQAYSRGRNVAALAPKPDGRMPTVWGVYLYTNDAYACAQRIRAAGGQMVMDPMPVGPYGTAAMAADPGGAVFGLWQPGTHHGFEAQQEPYTYCWSEVYTRARDAVDVFYAKVFGYVPQDQDDAGVDYRIWSPPGKAPGTDTAVLGRSLITDAFPEIMPAHFLVYFAVPDCDRSVATVQRLGGRVTADPFDTPYGRIAVVADNQGAVFGLLSEPRTTADG; encoded by the coding sequence ATGGCCGCATTCGTGGAAGGCGCACCCTGCTGGGTGGACGCCTCGCTTCCTGACGTCGAGGCGGGCAAGCGGTTCTACGGCGAGCTCTTCGGGTGGACCTACGCGGACAGCGCGGGCGCCGAGTACGGCCACTACACGCAGGCCTACAGCCGGGGCCGCAACGTCGCCGCCCTCGCCCCCAAGCCCGACGGCCGGATGCCCACGGTCTGGGGCGTCTACCTCTACACCAACGACGCCTACGCCTGCGCCCAGCGCATCCGCGCCGCAGGCGGCCAGATGGTGATGGACCCCATGCCGGTCGGCCCCTACGGCACCGCCGCGATGGCCGCCGACCCCGGCGGGGCCGTCTTCGGGCTGTGGCAGCCCGGCACCCACCACGGCTTCGAGGCCCAGCAGGAGCCGTACACGTACTGCTGGAGCGAGGTCTACACCCGGGCCCGGGACGCCGTGGACGTCTTCTACGCGAAGGTCTTCGGCTACGTCCCCCAGGACCAGGACGACGCCGGCGTCGACTACCGCATCTGGTCGCCGCCAGGCAAGGCGCCCGGCACGGACACCGCCGTCCTGGGCCGCAGCCTGATCACGGACGCCTTCCCGGAGATCATGCCCGCGCACTTCCTCGTCTACTTCGCCGTCCCGGACTGCGACCGGTCCGTGGCCACGGTGCAGCGCCTCGGCGGCCGGGTCACCGCGGACCCCTTCGACACCCCCTACGGCCGGATCGCGGTCGTCGCGGACAATCAGGGGGCGGTCTTCGGGCTCCTCTCGGAACCCCGCACGACGGCGGACGGCTAG
- a CDS encoding TetR family transcriptional regulator — MTGQVRTVDGRVAGRRGQATRQKLLDCLSEMLSSSPYRDVKVIDVARKAGTSPATFYQYFPDVEGAVLEIAEQMATEGAQLTSLVEGRTWVGKSGWSAAEELVDGFLEFWRRNDAILRVVDLGAAEGDKRFYKIRMKILNSVTNSLTESVKELQAKGKVDKDVSPAAMAGSLVAMLAAVASHQKGFQTWGVKQAELKPNLALLVHLGITGKKPTR; from the coding sequence ATGACAGGACAAGTACGCACCGTCGACGGGCGTGTCGCCGGCCGGCGCGGCCAGGCGACGCGGCAGAAGCTGCTCGACTGCCTCAGCGAGATGCTCAGCTCCTCGCCGTACCGCGACGTCAAGGTGATCGACGTCGCCCGCAAGGCCGGCACCTCCCCCGCGACCTTCTACCAGTACTTCCCGGACGTCGAGGGCGCCGTCCTGGAGATCGCCGAGCAAATGGCCACCGAGGGCGCGCAGTTGACGTCACTGGTCGAAGGACGGACCTGGGTCGGCAAGTCCGGGTGGTCAGCCGCCGAAGAACTCGTCGACGGCTTCCTGGAGTTCTGGCGTCGCAACGACGCGATCCTGCGCGTGGTCGACCTCGGCGCGGCAGAGGGCGACAAGCGGTTCTACAAGATCCGCATGAAGATCCTGAACTCGGTCACCAACTCCCTCACGGAATCCGTGAAGGAGCTCCAGGCCAAGGGCAAGGTCGACAAGGACGTCAGCCCCGCCGCGATGGCCGGTTCGCTGGTCGCGATGCTGGCCGCGGTCGCCTCGCACCAGAAGGGCTTCCAGACCTGGGGGGTCAAGCAGGCCGAGCTCAAGCCGAACCTCGCCCTGCTCGTCCACCTCGGCATCACCGGCAAGAAGCCGACCAGGTAG
- a CDS encoding nitroreductase family deazaflavin-dependent oxidoreductase: MARVAPGVKLMQKVSSTTLFAKIAPHFIPAMDKAVHKLTRGRVLLSARMLPGVILTAKGARTGEPRTTPLACMPEDGGRSWILIGSNFGRPGHPAWTGNLLKHPDADVSWQGEDIAVRARLLTGEERAEAWRAVLGFWPPYATYQARIEREIRLFRLERR; encoded by the coding sequence ATGGCCCGTGTGGCTCCCGGCGTCAAGCTGATGCAGAAGGTCTCCTCGACCACGCTGTTCGCCAAGATCGCCCCGCACTTCATCCCCGCCATGGACAAGGCGGTGCACAAGCTCACCCGCGGCAGGGTCCTGCTGAGCGCCCGGATGCTGCCGGGCGTGATCCTCACCGCCAAGGGCGCGCGGACCGGCGAGCCGCGCACCACGCCCCTGGCGTGCATGCCGGAGGACGGGGGGAGGAGCTGGATCCTGATCGGATCCAACTTCGGCCGGCCCGGGCATCCGGCCTGGACCGGGAACCTGCTCAAGCACCCGGACGCGGACGTGAGCTGGCAGGGCGAGGACATAGCCGTACGGGCCCGGCTGCTGACGGGTGAGGAGCGCGCGGAGGCGTGGCGGGCGGTGCTGGGTTTCTGGCCGCCGTACGCGACGTACCAGGCGCGCATCGAGCGGGAGATCCGGCTGTTCCGCCTGGAGCGCCGCTGA
- a CDS encoding acyl-CoA dehydrogenase family protein, translated as MDAAFTAEQDEIRRTLREILAKRCGPDEVKAAVRTAAGYDRELWQQLSRQLGLPGLAVAEEYGGAGCGPADLALACEETGRALLPSPLLATAVLCAPLIAALGTAAQRSALLPPLASGGLTAALAVPGPVLATALALTGEDCAGGWSGGGRAGGVQARPDAAGDGWRLYGEAAQALDGHSASLLLVAAHTGGFARSRTLLFLVREDAPGLVRSRQTVLDETRPQARIQLRDVPAELLGAAGEEADVPGALAAVGRPASAVLAAEAAGAAGQALARTVEYVRQREQFGRAIGSFQAVKHRLADLYVQVQAARSAAYYAAWDPDQGGLALAQALEALRLTAGEAIQLHGGIGFTWEHDAHLYFKRAASDELLFGPVHRLRAHAADRAGLFAPAPASAPALAAASAAAPPAQEKVTV; from the coding sequence ATGGATGCCGCCTTCACCGCGGAGCAGGACGAGATACGGCGTACCCTGCGCGAGATCCTGGCCAAACGCTGCGGCCCCGACGAGGTCAAGGCCGCCGTCCGCACCGCTGCCGGATACGACCGCGAGCTGTGGCAGCAGCTCTCCCGGCAGCTCGGGCTGCCGGGCCTCGCCGTGGCCGAGGAGTACGGCGGGGCCGGCTGCGGCCCCGCCGACCTGGCCCTGGCCTGCGAGGAGACCGGGCGGGCGCTGCTGCCTTCGCCGCTGCTGGCCACCGCCGTGCTCTGCGCGCCGCTGATCGCCGCCCTCGGCACCGCCGCCCAGCGCTCCGCGCTGCTCCCGCCGCTGGCGTCGGGCGGGCTGACCGCCGCCCTCGCCGTTCCCGGCCCGGTGCTCGCCACCGCCCTCGCGCTGACCGGTGAGGACTGCGCGGGCGGCTGGTCCGGCGGCGGCCGGGCCGGCGGGGTCCAGGCCCGTCCCGACGCGGCCGGCGACGGCTGGCGGCTGTACGGGGAGGCCGCCCAGGCGCTCGACGGGCACAGCGCGTCCCTGCTGCTGGTCGCCGCGCACACCGGCGGCTTCGCGCGCAGCCGTACGCTGCTGTTCCTCGTAAGGGAGGACGCGCCCGGCCTCGTACGGTCCCGGCAGACCGTGCTCGACGAGACCCGCCCGCAGGCCCGGATCCAACTCCGTGACGTCCCCGCGGAATTGCTGGGCGCCGCTGGGGAGGAGGCCGACGTACCGGGGGCCCTCGCCGCCGTCGGGCGCCCCGCCTCCGCCGTGCTCGCCGCCGAGGCGGCCGGCGCGGCCGGCCAGGCGCTCGCGCGCACCGTGGAGTACGTGCGCCAGCGCGAGCAGTTCGGCCGGGCCATCGGGTCCTTCCAGGCGGTCAAGCACCGGCTCGCCGACCTGTACGTGCAGGTCCAGGCGGCCCGCTCGGCGGCCTACTACGCGGCGTGGGACCCGGACCAGGGCGGACTCGCGCTCGCGCAGGCGCTGGAGGCGCTGCGGCTGACGGCCGGGGAGGCGATCCAGCTGCACGGGGGCATCGGCTTCACCTGGGAGCACGACGCGCACCTCTACTTCAAGCGGGCGGCCTCCGACGAGCTGCTGTTCGGTCCGGTGCACCGGCTGCGGGCGCACGCCGCGGACCGGGCGGGCCTGTTCGCCCCGGCCCCCGCGTCCGCCCCGGCCCTGGCCGCCGCGTCCGCCGCCGCCCCGCCCGCACAGGAGAAGGTGACCGTCTGA
- a CDS encoding thiolase C-terminal domain-containing protein: MPGLTPATAPRPARRVAVVGVALSDCGRVDGPTPYALHAQAARRALADSGLDRSVIDGFASAGLGTLAPVEVAEYLGLRPTWVDSTSVGGSTWEVMAAHAADAIAAGHAEAVLLVYGSTARADIKARRRTSNLSFGARGPLQFEVPYGHTLISKYAMAARRHMHQYGTTLEQLASVAVQARANAATNPDAMFRDPITVEDVLGGEIIADPFTKLHCCIRSDGGCAVLLAAEDYVADSAKAPVWVLGSGTAVSHTTMSEWEDFTVSPAAVSGRIAFERAGLTPADVDLAEIYDAFTYMTLVTLEDLGFCAKGEGGAFVEKGRLLRDGELPVNTDGGGLSACHPGMRGLFLLVEAVRQLRGEAGAGQVTKPGGALPQVALTSGTGGWFCSSGTVLLGRG, encoded by the coding sequence ATGCCTGGACTCACACCCGCAACCGCCCCCCGTCCCGCCCGGCGGGTCGCGGTGGTCGGCGTCGCCCTCTCGGACTGCGGCCGCGTGGACGGCCCCACCCCCTACGCCCTGCACGCACAGGCCGCCCGGCGCGCCCTCGCCGACTCCGGCCTCGACCGCTCCGTCATCGACGGCTTCGCCTCGGCCGGCCTCGGCACGCTCGCACCGGTCGAGGTGGCCGAGTACCTGGGGCTGCGACCCACCTGGGTCGACTCCACCTCCGTCGGCGGCTCGACGTGGGAGGTCATGGCCGCGCACGCGGCGGACGCGATCGCCGCGGGCCACGCCGAGGCCGTGCTGCTGGTCTACGGATCCACCGCCCGCGCCGACATCAAGGCCCGGCGCCGCACCTCGAACCTCTCCTTCGGCGCCCGCGGACCGCTGCAGTTCGAGGTCCCGTACGGCCACACGCTGATCTCCAAGTACGCCATGGCCGCCCGCCGCCACATGCACCAGTACGGGACGACCCTGGAACAGCTCGCCTCCGTCGCCGTACAGGCCCGGGCGAACGCGGCGACGAACCCCGACGCGATGTTCCGCGACCCGATCACCGTCGAGGACGTCCTGGGCGGCGAGATTATCGCCGACCCGTTCACGAAGCTGCACTGCTGCATCCGCTCGGACGGCGGCTGCGCGGTGCTCCTGGCCGCGGAGGACTACGTGGCAGACAGCGCGAAGGCGCCGGTGTGGGTGCTGGGCTCGGGCACCGCCGTCTCCCACACCACCATGTCGGAGTGGGAGGACTTCACCGTCTCCCCCGCCGCCGTCTCGGGCCGCATCGCCTTCGAACGGGCGGGCCTCACCCCGGCGGACGTGGACCTCGCGGAGATCTACGACGCCTTCACGTACATGACCCTGGTGACCCTGGAGGATCTCGGCTTCTGCGCGAAGGGCGAGGGCGGGGCCTTCGTGGAGAAGGGCCGCCTGCTGCGCGACGGGGAACTCCCGGTCAACACGGACGGCGGAGGCCTGTCGGCCTGCCACCCGGGCATGCGGGGCCTGTTCCTGCTGGTGGAGGCGGTGCGGCAACTCCGCGGCGAGGCCGGGGCGGGCCAGGTCACCAAACCCGGCGGCGCCCTCCCCCAGGTCGCCCTTACGTCAGGCACAGGCGGCTGGTTCTGCTCCTCGGGCACGGTACTCCTGGGCCGCGGGTAG
- a CDS encoding DUF4287 domain-containing protein: MADTVKGPAGYFPSIEKKYGRPIAEWKDLIGSSPLTKHMELVAWLKTEHGLGHGHANALVADTLARRGAERE, translated from the coding sequence ATGGCCGACACCGTGAAGGGCCCTGCCGGCTACTTCCCGTCGATCGAGAAGAAGTACGGCCGACCGATCGCCGAGTGGAAGGACCTCATCGGCTCCTCGCCGCTGACCAAGCACATGGAGCTCGTCGCCTGGCTCAAGACGGAACACGGCCTGGGCCACGGCCACGCGAACGCCCTGGTGGCCGACACGCTGGCCCGGCGGGGCGCGGAGCGCGAGTAG
- a CDS encoding RNA polymerase sigma-70 factor, with translation MSKVEEFEELRPLLFSIAYRILSSVGEAEDAVQETWLRYAATATRPTSPKAFLSATVTRISIDVLRSARVRREQYPGTWFPEPLLSDPYEDPARAVELADSVSIAALVLLERLSPLERAVFVLREVFAFGFDDVAAAVGRSEAACRQLLVRARRHMEAGRPRFAADRQERRELATRFFDALKDGDVEGLQDLLAADVQLVGDAGGNAPQLARAVTGAPNVARLLASVYPWLMRIDVTCEPHDINGEPGAIFRDRAGKVVHLMALDVRDGRIGTIRGLTNPDKLTHVGPVADPWAVARELKEARRGLRA, from the coding sequence GTGAGCAAGGTCGAGGAATTCGAGGAACTGCGGCCCCTGCTGTTCTCGATCGCCTACCGGATCCTGAGCAGCGTCGGCGAAGCCGAGGACGCCGTACAGGAGACCTGGCTGCGCTACGCCGCCACGGCGACCCGCCCCACCTCGCCCAAAGCCTTCCTGTCGGCGACGGTCACACGCATCTCGATCGACGTACTGCGCTCCGCGCGCGTGCGGCGCGAGCAGTACCCCGGCACCTGGTTCCCCGAACCGCTGCTCAGCGACCCGTACGAGGATCCCGCGCGCGCGGTGGAACTGGCCGACTCGGTGTCCATCGCGGCACTGGTGCTGCTGGAACGGCTCAGCCCGCTGGAGCGGGCGGTGTTCGTCCTGCGGGAGGTCTTCGCCTTCGGCTTCGACGACGTCGCCGCGGCGGTCGGGCGCTCGGAAGCGGCGTGCCGCCAGCTGCTGGTACGGGCGCGCCGGCACATGGAGGCGGGTCGGCCGCGGTTCGCGGCCGACCGCCAGGAGCGGCGGGAACTGGCGACGCGGTTCTTCGACGCCCTGAAGGACGGCGACGTCGAAGGCCTCCAGGACCTGCTCGCCGCGGACGTGCAGCTCGTCGGCGACGCGGGCGGCAACGCCCCGCAGCTGGCCAGGGCCGTCACGGGTGCACCGAACGTCGCGCGCCTGCTGGCCTCGGTCTACCCGTGGCTGATGCGCATCGACGTGACGTGCGAACCGCACGACATCAACGGCGAGCCCGGCGCGATCTTCCGCGACCGCGCGGGCAAGGTGGTCCACCTCATGGCCCTGGACGTGCGCGACGGGCGGATCGGAACCATCCGCGGCCTGACCAACCCCGACAAGCTCACCCACGTCGGCCCGGTCGCCGACCCGTGGGCCGTCGCCCGCGAACTGAAGGAAGCCCGCCGAGGCCTGAGGGCCTGA
- a CDS encoding carboxymuconolactone decarboxylase family protein → MDTRLDYFADPTAGKALKHLMTAGKLIKESPLPAATQELVALRVSQINGCAFCIDMHTKDAAAAGESPVRLHLVAAWREATVFTDAERAALELAEQGTRIADAAGGVGDEVWTNAAKHYDQEQLTALTLLISFMNLANRLNVIAQQPAGGYEPGQLH, encoded by the coding sequence ATGGACACGCGACTCGACTACTTCGCCGACCCGACCGCCGGCAAGGCCCTCAAGCACCTCATGACGGCCGGAAAGCTGATCAAGGAATCGCCGCTGCCGGCCGCCACCCAGGAGCTCGTGGCACTGCGCGTCAGCCAGATCAACGGCTGCGCCTTCTGCATCGACATGCACACCAAGGACGCCGCCGCGGCCGGCGAGTCCCCGGTACGGCTGCACCTCGTGGCGGCGTGGCGCGAGGCCACCGTCTTCACCGACGCCGAACGGGCCGCCCTGGAACTGGCCGAACAGGGCACCCGGATCGCGGACGCCGCAGGCGGCGTGGGCGACGAGGTGTGGACGAACGCCGCCAAGCACTACGACCAGGAACAGCTCACCGCCCTCACCCTGCTGATCTCCTTCATGAACCTGGCCAACAGGCTGAACGTCATCGCCCAGCAGCCGGCCGGCGGATACGAACCCGGGCAGCTCCACTGA
- a CDS encoding pyridoxine/pyridoxamine 5'-phosphate oxidase, translating to MSSEGRDGGAGGGIGGEEFRGVLHALRVWDVPLPGFDTGAAPGEPVALFREWFVHAARAGQPEPHTMSLATVDGEGRPDVRTLMLHDVDGRGWHFASHATSAKGVQLAARPEAALGFYWPSVGRQVRVRGAVTACGPEESRADLAVRSRGALAAALTGRQSEVLGSVEELARASAAAWERAGVEPDAPAPTWTRYVLAPAEVEFFQGDAARRHTRLRYRRGADGAWARELLWP from the coding sequence ATGAGCAGCGAAGGCCGTGACGGCGGTGCGGGCGGCGGGATCGGTGGCGAGGAGTTCCGGGGTGTCCTGCACGCCCTGCGCGTGTGGGACGTCCCGCTTCCGGGGTTCGACACGGGGGCGGCGCCCGGCGAGCCCGTGGCGCTGTTCCGGGAGTGGTTCGTGCATGCCGCGCGGGCCGGGCAGCCGGAGCCGCACACGATGAGCCTGGCCACGGTGGACGGCGAGGGTCGGCCCGACGTACGGACGCTGATGCTGCACGACGTCGACGGGCGGGGTTGGCACTTCGCCTCGCACGCCACGAGCGCAAAGGGCGTGCAGTTGGCCGCGCGGCCGGAGGCGGCGCTCGGGTTCTACTGGCCGTCGGTGGGCCGGCAGGTGCGGGTGCGGGGCGCGGTCACGGCGTGCGGCCCGGAGGAGAGCCGGGCGGACCTGGCGGTCCGTTCGCGCGGTGCGCTCGCGGCCGCGCTCACGGGGCGGCAGAGCGAGGTGCTGGGTTCCGTGGAGGAGCTGGCGCGGGCCTCGGCGGCTGCTTGGGAGCGGGCCGGTGTGGAGCCGGATGCGCCGGCTCCGACCTGGACGCGGTACGTGCTGGCCCCGGCCGAGGTGGAGTTCTTCCAGGGGGATGCCGCCCGCCGGCACACCCGCCTGCGCTACCGGCGGGGCGCCGACGGGGCCTGGGCCCGCGAGCTGCTCTGGCCCTGA